Sequence from the Hamadaea flava genome:
CCGCCGGATGCACCTCGAAGACCCCGCCCACGCTGCTCGTCAGGAGGCGGTCGATCAACCGGGCCAGCTCGCCCGAACGCTGCCCGATGACCCGGATCGCCTCCATCCGCGAACGGGTGTCGAGGGCGTCCCAGTGATCGGTCAGCGTGTCGGCGTACCCCTTGATGACCGTGACCGGCGTCCGCAGCTCGTGGCTCGCCATCGCGACGAACAGGCCGCGCTCGGAGACCTCGCGCCCGCCCGGAGCCGCGGCCACCTCGCCGTCGCCGAGAACCGGCAGGCCGACACGGTCGGTATAGAGGTGCGCGGCGACCGAGCCCGCGAGCCGCATGATCAGCGCCTCGTCCTCGGGATCGAGATACGGCTGGCCCGCGCCGAAGACCGCCACCAGGTTGCCGACCACCCGGCCGTCGGCCTCGGCCGAGGCGACCAGCAGCCGGCGGACGCCGAACCCGGCCAGGTGCTGACGGGCGAGCGCCTGGATGTCGTCCACGTCGTACTCATGGACGCCCGGACCGGAGCGGACCGCCTTGGCGTGATCGGTCATGCCGTCGAAGCGGATCCCGACGAACGGCGCGAGCAGCCCCTGGGCCGCGATGACCCGGCCGTCCGCGACGGTGTACTCCGACGCCGCCAGGCCCTGCGCACCCAGTCCCGCCTGCACCGCCGTGATCAGCTCGCCGATCGCGGGCAACCCCGGACCACCGGAGTTGACCTTCTCCAGCATCGCGGTCAGGCCGGCGATCAGCGTTCGGGAGCGGGAGTCCACTTCGTAGATCCTGCCGCTCAGGCAGTGGGAGCGCTATACCCCTAGATAGGAGCGCACCTCACCCGGCCGGTCGGTGATGACGGCGTCGACCCCGAGGCTCACCACGAGATCCACGTCCCGTAGCTCGTTCACCGTCCAGACGTAGATGTCGTTGCCCTGCGCCTTCAGGCGGCGTACCAGGTCGGGGCGGCGGCGGACCAGTTCCAGCCCCGGACCGGCGATCCGCGCCCCGAACGGCAGCCGGCTCGGCTTCAGGCCCGGCGGGATCAGGTCCATCAACTGCACGCGCGGGAGCGCGGGAGCGAGGGCCCGCACTCGGCGTACCGCCAGGGGAGAGAAGGACATCACGGTGACCTGCACCGGCGCGTCCTCCCGGGGGCGGTCGAGACCGTGCTTGCGCAGCAGCGCGAG
This genomic interval carries:
- a CDS encoding sensor histidine kinase, with amino-acid sequence MDSRSRTLIAGLTAMLEKVNSGGPGLPAIGELITAVQAGLGAQGLAASEYTVADGRVIAAQGLLAPFVGIRFDGMTDHAKAVRSGPGVHEYDVDDIQALARQHLAGFGVRRLLVASAEADGRVVGNLVAVFGAGQPYLDPEDEALIMRLAGSVAAHLYTDRVGLPVLGDGEVAAAPGGREVSERGLFVAMASHELRTPVTVIKGYADTLTDHWDALDTRSRMEAIRVIGQRSGELARLIDRLLTSSVGGVFEVHPAAFDLTEALRGAAADLPAHLRRRLSVALPPTLSAALGNRSDIVTVLTELVTNADKYSGSAEPITLTAGQDGRTVYFRVSDRGIGVRPEEVEMAFERYWQGGDHGSARRPGVGLGLYLVRKTIERQNGWVSLRPRDGGGTVAEVRLPRGDR
- a CDS encoding glycerophosphodiester phosphodiesterase, translating into MRQIPLVIAHRGASAAYPEHSRSAYEKALTDGADGLECDVRLSRDGHLVLIHDRTLDRTSDQRGPVSQRSLAQLRDVDFGGEPILTLDDLIELARGADRPVRLLVETKHPNRYGKAVELRLLALLRKHGLDRPREDAPVQVTVMSFSPLAVRRVRALAPALPRVQLMDLIPPGLKPSRLPFGARIAGPGLELVRRRPDLVRRLKAQGNDIYVWTVNELRDVDLVVSLGVDAVITDRPGEVRSYLGV